A single region of the Saprospiraceae bacterium genome encodes:
- a CDS encoding DUF1501 domain-containing protein: MAKRKNIISYNEVEHQAALHINRRHFLSKIGMGIGGAALTSLLPGCGQGASPLTGLTNSLLGQPHLAPKAKRVIYLFQSGSPSQIDLFDYKPRMQELHGQQLPDSIRNGQRLTGMTANQTSFPLASSFFDFKQHGQSGAWVSELMPHTAKIADELCFIKSMHTEAINHDPAITFFQTGSQQPGRPSIGSWLSYGLGSDNENLPTFIVLLSRGLIRPQPIYSRLWGNGFLASMHQGVQLRSGKDPVLYINNPPGIGSDNRRSALDHLAELNSMRQAEFGDPEVSSRIAQYEMAYRMQTSVPEITDLSDEPDEVFDLYGPDARRPGTFAANCLLARRLAERDVKFIQLYHMGWDHHVDLPKDITSQSKDTDQASAALVQDLKRRGLLEDTLVVWGGEFGRTIYSQGKLTMDNYGRDHHPRCFTIWMAGGGVKPGITYGETDDFSYNIVRDPVHVHDFQATLLHLMGIDHEKLTFKHQGRRYRLTDVHGEVVKGILA, translated from the coding sequence ATGGCTAAGCGAAAAAACATCATTTCCTATAATGAAGTAGAACATCAGGCGGCCCTCCACATCAATCGTCGCCATTTCTTGTCCAAGATAGGCATGGGCATTGGCGGTGCGGCGCTGACTTCGCTGCTGCCAGGCTGTGGCCAGGGCGCCTCTCCCTTGACAGGGCTGACGAATAGCCTCCTGGGGCAGCCTCATCTGGCGCCCAAGGCAAAGCGGGTCATTTACCTGTTCCAAAGTGGCAGCCCTTCCCAAATAGACCTGTTTGATTACAAGCCGCGCATGCAGGAGTTACATGGCCAGCAGCTCCCGGATTCCATCCGCAATGGCCAACGGTTGACGGGGATGACGGCCAATCAGACCTCTTTTCCCTTGGCTTCTTCTTTTTTTGATTTTAAACAGCATGGGCAAAGTGGCGCCTGGGTGAGTGAGTTGATGCCCCACACGGCCAAAATAGCCGATGAACTTTGTTTTATCAAATCCATGCACACCGAAGCCATCAACCATGACCCGGCCATCACCTTTTTTCAGACGGGCTCCCAACAGCCAGGACGGCCCAGCATTGGCTCCTGGTTATCCTATGGTTTGGGTAGTGATAATGAGAATTTGCCCACTTTTATCGTCTTGTTGTCGCGTGGACTGATCCGGCCGCAGCCCATCTATTCGCGTTTGTGGGGGAATGGCTTTTTGGCCTCCATGCACCAGGGCGTGCAGCTCCGGTCGGGCAAAGATCCCGTTTTGTATATCAACAATCCGCCCGGCATTGGTTCCGACAACCGGCGTAGTGCCTTGGATCACCTGGCCGAGTTGAACAGCATGCGACAAGCCGAGTTTGGTGACCCAGAGGTGTCGTCCCGCATCGCCCAATACGAAATGGCTTACCGCATGCAAACCTCCGTGCCCGAGATCACCGACCTCTCGGATGAACCCGATGAAGTCTTCGATCTCTACGGTCCCGATGCCCGCCGCCCGGGCACCTTTGCCGCCAATTGCCTGCTCGCCCGCCGCCTGGCCGAGCGCGATGTGAAATTCATCCAATTGTATCATATGGGATGGGACCACCATGTCGATTTACCAAAAGATATTACCTCCCAATCCAAAGATACCGATCAAGCCAGCGCTGCCCTGGTCCAGGACCTCAAAAGGCGCGGTTTGCTAGAAGACACCCTCGTCGTCTGGGGCGGCGAATTTGGCCGAACCATCTATAGCCAAGGCAAATTGACCATGGATAATTACGGTCGGGATCACCATCCCCGCTGCTTCACGATCTGGATGGCCGGTGGCGGCGTAAAACCGGGCATCACCTACGGTGAGACGGATGATTTCAGCTACAACATCGTCAGAGATCCCGTACATGTCCACGATTTCCAGGCCACCCTCCTCCACCTGATGGGCATCGACCATGAGAAACTGACCTTCAAGCACCAGGGGCGCCGCTATCGCTTGACGGATGTGCACGGGGAGGTGGTGAAGGGGATTTTGGCGTAG
- a CDS encoding VOC family protein has product MTKLRFPLQICALMACLGCQQTTPSSVDHQSYQLGVIGGFSELVNAGTKQLALSEPLPSAEMEALFPAAEKIAKRNGVELFREPDLLVTDLFPATVAQDKEVLLIYKGHTKEAYLQLKADQQALIAAGQYEGKAREAIARRFGRLLSYPPHRINELLAQNTSFRTLSDFGIQASNVFLYYQDLERATNFYANTLGLEMLADYGMATIFRVAASSYLILVDADKGMHNAQEPKTVALALLTEQLADWYAYLKAQQVPIKYDYKSKPGSAHDGFVAIDPEGYLLEFETFKQHPENERFLPILAKNETLFAQKTATNVPAGLGFNGSITWLYYKDVLAMQGFYEETLGLELIVDQGWAKIYKLTDTGFIGLVDERRGMHAFTEEKAVTLSFFIKEVEAWFDYVKTKQSFALRSTQVEEGPEAKYRAFVGYDPEGYFLEFDTFLPHAQNERLLQYLGQ; this is encoded by the coding sequence ATGACAAAATTACGTTTTCCACTTCAGATATGTGCACTTATGGCTTGTTTGGGCTGCCAGCAAACAACGCCCTCATCCGTCGATCATCAGTCCTACCAACTGGGCGTCATCGGCGGCTTTAGTGAGCTGGTAAACGCTGGCACCAAACAGCTGGCCCTGAGCGAACCTTTGCCTAGTGCCGAAATGGAGGCCCTTTTTCCAGCAGCTGAAAAAATAGCTAAAAGAAATGGTGTGGAACTTTTCCGAGAACCCGACTTGTTAGTCACCGATCTTTTTCCCGCAACGGTTGCCCAAGACAAAGAAGTCCTCCTGATCTACAAAGGCCATACCAAAGAGGCCTACCTCCAGCTCAAAGCAGACCAGCAGGCATTGATCGCAGCGGGCCAATATGAAGGCAAGGCGCGCGAAGCCATCGCACGCCGATTTGGCCGCCTCCTCAGCTATCCGCCCCATCGAATCAATGAATTATTGGCCCAGAACACGAGCTTTCGCACCCTAAGCGATTTTGGCATCCAGGCCAGCAATGTCTTTCTTTATTACCAAGACCTGGAACGCGCCACCAACTTTTACGCCAATACCCTAGGGCTTGAAATGCTGGCAGACTATGGCATGGCTACCATCTTTCGGGTCGCCGCGAGCTCCTATCTCATCCTGGTCGATGCCGACAAAGGCATGCACAATGCCCAAGAACCTAAGACGGTCGCCCTCGCCTTGCTAACCGAACAATTGGCCGACTGGTATGCCTATCTTAAAGCCCAGCAAGTGCCTATCAAATACGACTATAAATCCAAACCGGGCAGTGCCCACGATGGCTTTGTGGCCATTGATCCCGAGGGCTATTTACTTGAGTTTGAAACCTTTAAACAGCATCCAGAGAATGAAAGATTCCTTCCTATCCTGGCTAAAAATGAAACGCTGTTCGCTCAAAAAACAGCAACCAATGTCCCGGCAGGTTTGGGTTTTAATGGCAGTATTACCTGGCTCTATTACAAGGATGTCCTGGCCATGCAAGGATTCTATGAAGAAACCCTGGGCCTCGAACTCATAGTCGATCAGGGCTGGGCAAAAATCTATAAGCTTACCGATACGGGTTTCATTGGTTTGGTAGATGAACGAAGAGGCATGCATGCCTTTACGGAAGAAAAAGCCGTCACGCTCTCCTTTTTCATCAAAGAAGTCGAAGCATGGTTTGATTATGTGAAAACTAAACAATCTTTTGCGCTTCGCTCAACACAGGTGGAAGAAGGCCCGGAGGCCAAGTACCGCGCTTTTGTGGGCTATGACCCAGAGGGCTATTTTTTGGAATTTGATACTTTCTTGCCCCATGCGCAAAATGAGCGGTTGTTGCAGTATTTGGGGCAGTGA